One segment of Shewanella piezotolerans WP3 DNA contains the following:
- a CDS encoding TolC family protein, giving the protein MHRCKNINLKPIVNRFNIGITLSLLSISAISPIAQAQQLVTLKDAIGLTFAQNPQLKTYIYQAKAAEGRIEQAGVSSPMTMGVGIEDAFGGSNRSGVSAMQTTLSLSWLLDGDIVDARQKVASAQSTLSTFNRDLQAIELAANTATIFVRLLSQQEKLKLAKMAQVEAAAAVRSIGERVKAGKSNAIDKLRAEADLSKKLLVTEDLTHEIAASKLALAAQWNGSSDFIVDGNLLNIPNSQTLSAERIENLRSNPKLQLFIEQQKIKQSEIALARQTQNPAWQVTAGMKRDEQVDDFSFIAGVSIPLGGNDRNKGQIIALNAQKNQQQAESDAWVKGVSTNLQLLNSKLSHSRHVIESLNRRTVPLLESAAVKAERAYLLGGYNFTDWYGVKQELISAQYELIEAYTDVHINNIEFERLTGVSLNN; this is encoded by the coding sequence ATGCATCGCTGTAAAAACATAAACTTAAAACCGATCGTCAATCGGTTTAATATTGGGATCACACTAAGCTTGCTAAGTATTAGTGCTATTTCACCTATCGCCCAGGCGCAACAGCTGGTCACGTTGAAGGATGCCATTGGGTTAACGTTTGCGCAAAATCCACAGCTTAAAACTTATATTTATCAGGCAAAAGCGGCTGAAGGTAGGATAGAGCAAGCGGGCGTATCTAGCCCTATGACTATGGGGGTTGGTATCGAGGATGCCTTTGGTGGCAGTAATCGTTCAGGGGTTTCTGCAATGCAAACCACCTTGAGTCTATCTTGGCTACTCGATGGCGATATCGTCGATGCTCGACAGAAGGTCGCTAGCGCTCAATCGACTCTAAGTACGTTTAATCGAGACCTGCAGGCCATCGAGCTTGCAGCCAATACCGCGACAATATTTGTTCGGCTCTTGTCTCAACAGGAAAAATTAAAGCTCGCCAAAATGGCCCAAGTTGAGGCTGCTGCTGCGGTTAGAAGTATCGGCGAACGGGTAAAAGCTGGCAAATCCAATGCCATCGATAAGCTACGTGCCGAAGCAGACCTATCTAAGAAGTTGCTAGTGACTGAAGATCTTACCCATGAGATCGCTGCTAGCAAGCTGGCATTAGCCGCACAGTGGAACGGTAGCTCCGATTTTATCGTCGATGGCAACCTGCTTAACATCCCCAATTCGCAAACTTTGTCTGCTGAGCGTATTGAAAATTTGCGCAGTAACCCGAAGTTGCAGCTGTTTATTGAGCAACAAAAGATAAAGCAGTCTGAAATAGCTCTCGCCCGTCAAACCCAAAATCCTGCGTGGCAGGTAACAGCTGGCATGAAGCGTGATGAACAAGTTGATGATTTCTCTTTTATCGCGGGCGTTTCAATTCCACTCGGCGGTAACGATCGTAACAAGGGGCAGATTATCGCGCTTAACGCCCAGAAAAATCAGCAACAGGCAGAGTCAGATGCATGGGTCAAAGGGGTAAGTACTAACTTGCAGCTGCTTAACAGCAAGTTAAGTCACAGCCGTCATGTCATCGAAAGTCTCAATCGTCGCACCGTGCCGCTGTTAGAAAGTGCAGCTGTAAAAGCCGAACGTGCTTATTTGCTGGGTGGATACAACTTTACCGATTGGTACGGCGTCAAGCAGGAACTGATCAGTGCCCAGTATGAGCTGATTGAAGCCTATACCGATGTCCATATCAATAACATTGAATTTGAACGCTTAACCGGTGTTTCTCTTAATAATTGA
- a CDS encoding efflux RND transporter periplasmic adaptor subunit gives MKLKPIVKAILLAHLAAGSFATHTAIAQSAEQVSPQVEEKGPNNGRLLKEQDLTVELAIFEDGMPPEFRVFATTNGLPIAPEDIDINVKLTRLGDGIDDINFYAENDYLRGDMEIYEPHSFAVTVTAKYNGKTYQWDYDNFEGRTLINSLIADKMQIITENVEPQQFNETLAVFGTMTLAPNAVTHVSARFAGEVKELHVKLGQKVKKGQLLMTIESNESLQPYTLYAPIDGQVTKQNVTLGQQANAQTLLTISDTSKLVAELSVFPLDVQKVQVGAKVLLNITGLDAPIVTYITDSLFELNSDQAKVFRAEVDNRQGRLNAGQFFKAEIELDSYQVPMAVKADGLQSFRDFTVVYAKIGEQYEVRMLELGRKAGPWVEVLSGIPLGTEYVALNSYLIKADIEKSGASHDH, from the coding sequence ATGAAATTAAAACCAATAGTTAAGGCCATTTTGTTGGCGCATTTAGCGGCAGGCAGTTTTGCAACACATACCGCGATAGCTCAGAGTGCAGAGCAGGTGAGTCCCCAAGTTGAAGAGAAAGGTCCCAATAACGGCCGCTTACTAAAAGAGCAAGATTTAACCGTTGAACTGGCTATTTTTGAAGATGGTATGCCACCTGAGTTCCGCGTTTTTGCAACAACCAATGGCTTGCCAATAGCGCCTGAAGATATTGATATCAACGTCAAACTCACTCGTCTGGGAGATGGTATTGATGATATTAATTTCTATGCCGAAAATGACTACCTTCGTGGTGACATGGAGATCTACGAGCCGCACTCTTTCGCTGTCACGGTAACGGCTAAATATAACGGAAAAACCTATCAGTGGGACTACGACAATTTTGAAGGACGTACTCTGATTAACTCCTTGATAGCCGACAAAATGCAGATCATCACCGAAAATGTTGAGCCTCAGCAGTTCAATGAAACGCTAGCTGTTTTTGGGACGATGACGCTAGCGCCTAACGCGGTGACCCATGTCAGCGCTCGCTTTGCCGGAGAGGTGAAGGAGCTTCATGTGAAGCTTGGACAAAAGGTCAAAAAAGGGCAGCTTTTGATGACCATAGAGAGCAATGAAAGCCTGCAGCCTTATACCCTTTACGCGCCAATAGATGGCCAAGTGACCAAGCAAAATGTCACTTTGGGCCAACAAGCGAATGCGCAAACCCTACTTACCATCAGCGATACCAGCAAGTTAGTCGCAGAGCTGAGTGTCTTTCCGCTTGATGTACAAAAAGTGCAAGTCGGCGCCAAAGTATTGCTCAATATTACTGGGCTAGACGCGCCGATAGTGACTTATATCACTGACTCACTGTTTGAATTGAATAGCGACCAAGCCAAAGTGTTTCGCGCCGAAGTCGACAACCGCCAAGGGCGGCTAAATGCTGGACAATTTTTCAAAGCAGAAATAGAGCTCGACAGTTACCAAGTGCCGATGGCGGTTAAAGCTGATGGCCTGCAGAGCTTTCGAGACTTTACCGTGGTGTACGCCAAGATTGGTGAGCAGTACGAAGTGCGGATGCTGGAGCTTGGGCGCAAAGCGGGGCCTTGGGTAGAAGTGTTAAGCGGGATCCCTTTAGGGACAGAATATGTCGCGCTTAATAGTTACCTCATTAAAGCCGATATCGAAAAATCGGGTGCGTCACACGATCACTAG